The Niastella koreensis GR20-10 genome includes a window with the following:
- a CDS encoding DUF1501 domain-containing protein: protein MLIKRKEFIQLGSLATASLMLPKFLKAFEKPALVPPGNKVVVVMQLSGGNDGLNTVIPVRNDIYYKSRPRLGITKEQALLVTDEVGLHPALTGFKDLYNDGSLGILNSVGYPNPDRSHFRSMDIWHSASNSNEYVYTGWLGRYLDAQCAGCDKPTQALEIDDVLSLAMKGEHVKGLAMKDPRRLFNSSNEKYFKEVAASHAVDSDEKPVDYLYKTMAETVSSADYIFKQSRLHPSSTEYPKTDIANSLKTIASLIFSDINTKVYYLSLGSFDTHVGQEGQQKRLFTEMNDAITAFVKDLKSNNRFQDVMLMTFSEFGRRVSQNASGGTDHGTANNMFLISGGLQQKGVLNAMPDLADLQEGDLKYKVDFKNVYATILNKWLQADDKKILGSQYDYLNFI from the coding sequence ATGCTTATAAAAAGAAAAGAATTTATACAACTAGGCTCACTGGCTACTGCATCCTTGATGCTGCCAAAATTTTTAAAGGCATTTGAAAAACCAGCCCTGGTTCCACCAGGAAACAAAGTGGTAGTGGTAATGCAATTAAGTGGCGGTAACGATGGGTTGAATACCGTAATACCTGTACGTAACGATATTTACTATAAATCGCGGCCCCGCCTGGGCATTACAAAAGAGCAGGCTTTATTGGTAACCGATGAAGTGGGGCTGCACCCGGCATTAACCGGTTTTAAAGACCTGTACAACGATGGCAGCCTGGGCATTCTTAACAGCGTGGGTTATCCCAATCCCGACAGATCGCACTTCAGAAGTATGGACATCTGGCACAGCGCCAGCAACAGCAATGAATATGTATATACCGGTTGGTTAGGCCGCTATCTCGATGCACAGTGTGCAGGCTGCGACAAACCAACCCAGGCACTGGAAATTGATGATGTGTTAAGTTTGGCCATGAAGGGTGAACATGTAAAAGGACTGGCCATGAAAGATCCCCGCCGGTTATTTAATTCCTCAAACGAAAAATATTTTAAGGAAGTAGCTGCCAGCCATGCTGTTGACAGCGATGAAAAACCGGTTGATTATTTATACAAAACAATGGCCGAAACGGTAAGCAGTGCGGATTACATTTTTAAACAAAGCCGCCTTCACCCCAGCAGTACCGAATATCCTAAAACTGATATAGCTAATAGTCTGAAGACAATCGCCAGCCTTATTTTTTCCGACATCAATACCAAAGTATATTATTTATCACTGGGAAGTTTTGATACCCACGTAGGACAGGAAGGACAGCAAAAAAGATTGTTCACCGAAATGAACGATGCCATTACTGCTTTTGTAAAAGACCTTAAAAGCAATAACCGTTTTCAGGATGTAATGCTAATGACCTTTTCAGAGTTTGGCCGGCGCGTTTCACAAAACGCCAGTGGGGGTACCGATCATGGCACGGCTAATAACATGTTCCTGATAAGTGGGGGTTTACAACAAAAAGGGGTGTTAAATGCAATGCCCGATCTGGCAGATCTGCAGGAAGGCGATCTTAAATATAAAGTAGATTTCAAAAATGTATACGCAACAATCCTGAATAAGTGGCTGCAGGCAGATGATAAGAAAATATTAGGCAGCCAGTATGATTACCTGAACTTTATTTAA